In Saccharomonospora marina XMU15, one genomic interval encodes:
- a CDS encoding alpha/beta fold hydrolase — MSNLKHPRRSALRAAATAAAAGGLTVAGDATARARAASRVTPTFVTVSGAGGMPGGIDQLALRGHRTVGVSLPGHSVTDPQFALDYQCPQQPESLATRPSPMAGIGLDEFTAATVEVVRRVAEFGPVILYGGSMGGATLDRVGNTVPHLIARIVYDTAFCCVDLASADDYLATPEGENSLAGNLAAVIVADPAEIGAVRSNYRTADPDALAGLRQALMAGATDAEFHATLAALHPDESATASGENSQVRAHTWGRIPRTYIRHTRDRIIPIELQDRMIAEADRLTPHNRFDVHTVDAPHVPNAEQFGRIVDILDQLTQCLR; from the coding sequence ATGTCGAACCTGAAGCACCCAAGACGAAGCGCGTTGCGTGCGGCCGCGACGGCCGCCGCGGCCGGTGGACTCACCGTCGCCGGCGACGCAACCGCGCGGGCCCGCGCGGCGAGCCGCGTGACACCGACGTTTGTGACCGTCTCAGGGGCAGGCGGTATGCCCGGCGGCATCGACCAGCTCGCGCTGCGCGGACATCGGACCGTCGGCGTCAGCCTGCCCGGCCACAGCGTCACCGACCCCCAGTTCGCGCTCGACTACCAGTGCCCGCAGCAGCCGGAGTCACTGGCGACCCGGCCCTCCCCGATGGCCGGAATCGGCCTCGACGAGTTCACCGCCGCCACGGTCGAGGTGGTTCGCAGGGTCGCCGAGTTCGGCCCGGTCATCCTCTACGGCGGCAGCATGGGTGGCGCGACGCTGGACCGGGTCGGCAACACGGTGCCGCATCTCATTGCTCGCATCGTCTACGACACCGCGTTCTGCTGCGTCGACCTGGCTTCCGCCGACGACTACCTCGCCACGCCGGAAGGCGAGAACAGCCTGGCGGGCAACCTCGCGGCCGTGATCGTCGCCGACCCGGCGGAGATCGGCGCCGTGCGGTCCAACTACCGAACCGCGGACCCGGACGCGCTGGCCGGGCTGCGGCAGGCATTGATGGCCGGCGCCACCGACGCCGAGTTCCACGCCACGCTCGCGGCCCTGCACCCCGATGAATCGGCCACCGCAAGCGGCGAGAACTCGCAGGTGCGGGCACACACGTGGGGCCGCATCCCGCGCACCTACATCAGGCACACCCGCGACCGCATCATCCCGATCGAGTTGCAGGACCGAATGATCGCCGAGGCCGACCGGCTCACCCCGCACAACCGATTCGACGTGCACACCGTGGACGCGCCTCACGTGCCCAACGCCGAACAGTTCGGCCGGATCGTGGACATCCTCGACCAACTCACGCAGTGCCTGCGCTGA
- a CDS encoding neutral zinc metallopeptidase, translating into MRSNDDTDQPRNSPLAIAGVLLLVLGTVGVIGLSGRATQPVAGVAIAVARPSGAVVAAPPDAAPAGALADPLLAGAVRLSPGSCELPRLGRAATRMRAFYDAMLDCLDSGWRPALRQAGVRFRAAGLDVTSEATSDCGKTPDEEQATAFYCGADRIIYLPRDRLLRYIGLYEPAHLAVLAHEYGHHVQNLSGTLGAVEELLADVRAGSPRELELTRRIELQANCFAGLFLASVSGRGSVTPREAARAVDDFGNSLDSRTHGTARNQLRWARAGFEGRTAKACDTWSAAAEDVA; encoded by the coding sequence GTGCGAAGCAACGACGACACCGACCAGCCACGCAACTCACCACTGGCGATAGCGGGTGTGCTGCTGCTGGTGCTCGGCACGGTGGGCGTCATCGGCCTGTCCGGCAGGGCCACGCAGCCGGTGGCCGGAGTCGCGATCGCGGTCGCGCGCCCGAGCGGGGCGGTTGTGGCCGCGCCGCCCGACGCCGCACCGGCGGGTGCGCTCGCCGATCCACTGCTGGCAGGCGCGGTGCGGCTTTCGCCCGGTTCCTGCGAGCTGCCCAGGTTGGGCCGCGCCGCCACACGAATGCGAGCCTTCTACGACGCGATGCTCGACTGCCTGGACAGCGGCTGGCGTCCCGCGCTTCGCCAGGCGGGTGTGCGGTTCCGCGCCGCGGGTCTGGACGTGACCTCCGAGGCGACCAGCGACTGCGGAAAGACGCCCGACGAGGAGCAGGCGACGGCGTTCTACTGCGGTGCCGACAGGATCATCTACCTGCCGCGCGACCGGCTGCTGCGCTACATCGGTCTGTACGAGCCCGCCCACCTGGCCGTGCTGGCGCACGAGTACGGCCATCACGTGCAGAACCTGAGCGGCACCTTGGGTGCGGTGGAGGAACTGCTCGCCGATGTGCGCGCCGGTTCGCCGCGCGAACTGGAGCTGACTCGGCGGATCGAGTTGCAGGCGAACTGCTTCGCGGGGTTGTTCCTGGCGAGCGTGTCCGGTCGGGGCAGCGTGACCCCGCGGGAGGCGGCGCGGGCGGTGGACGACTTCGGCAACAGCCTCGACAGCCGGACGCACGGCACGGCGCGCAACCAACTGCGCTGGGCGCGGGCCGGTTTCGAGGGCCGCACCGCGAAGGCGTGTGACACCTGGAGCGCTGCGGCCGAGGACGTCGCCTGA
- a CDS encoding prolyl oligopeptidase family serine peptidase — protein MAEVTTPVDDDPYLWLEEVTSEPALDWVRARNEETVGPLTRGRRFETLREELRQVLDADDRIPHVRRRGDHLYNFWQDAAHPRGLWRRTTLEEYRKPEPDWVVLIDVDALAAAEGENWVWQGATVLRPSLSRCLVELSRGGADATVVREFDLERAEFVEGGFELPEAKGSVAWIDEDRIYVGTDFGDGSLTTSGYPRLVKEWRRDTPLSQASLVFEGEPGDVAVRGFHDATPGWERDFVRRSIDFYRGELHLRTGEELTRVDVPEDAITSVYREWLLVRTRSSWRVGDTEHPPGALLAARLADFLAGERTMTVLFEPDAHTCLDYHAWTRDHLVIGTLSDVTTRLRVLTPTADRWLDRPLLGVPDVGTVALVDTEPYRDNEFLLQTSGFTEPAALVRGVLDGERPREAETELETLKRAPEFFSSEGMSTQQLFATSRDGTSIPYFVVRPAGGGDGPTLLTGYGGFEVSLTPSYSGVIGRGWLARGGTYVVANLRGGGEYGPDWHSQAVKANRERVYEDFAAVATDLVARGITTPGRLGIQGGSNGGLLTGVMLTRHPELFGAVVSQVPLLDMRRYHLLLAGASWQAEYGNPDEPQDWAYLSAYSPYHNVEKGQNYPPVLFVTSTRDDRVHPAHARKMVARMREYGHDVSYYENIEGGHGAAADNAQLAFKWALVFEFLWQRLSDLSAR, from the coding sequence ATGGCCGAGGTGACCACTCCCGTCGACGACGATCCGTATCTGTGGCTGGAGGAGGTGACCTCCGAGCCCGCACTGGACTGGGTCAGGGCGCGCAACGAGGAAACCGTGGGGCCGCTCACCAGGGGGCGGCGGTTCGAGACGCTGCGGGAGGAGTTGCGGCAGGTACTCGACGCCGACGACCGGATTCCCCACGTGCGAAGGCGTGGCGACCACCTCTACAACTTCTGGCAGGACGCGGCCCACCCGCGCGGGCTGTGGCGGCGCACGACGCTGGAGGAGTACCGCAAGCCGGAACCCGACTGGGTAGTGCTCATCGACGTGGACGCACTCGCCGCCGCCGAGGGCGAGAACTGGGTGTGGCAGGGCGCCACCGTGTTGCGCCCCAGCCTGAGCCGGTGTCTGGTCGAGCTGTCACGTGGTGGGGCCGACGCCACGGTGGTGCGCGAGTTCGATCTGGAACGCGCGGAGTTCGTCGAAGGCGGCTTCGAGCTGCCCGAGGCGAAGGGTTCCGTGGCATGGATCGACGAGGACCGCATTTATGTGGGGACGGACTTCGGCGACGGCTCGCTGACCACGTCCGGTTACCCGCGTCTGGTGAAGGAATGGCGCAGGGACACGCCGCTTTCGCAGGCGAGCCTGGTGTTCGAGGGCGAACCCGGTGACGTCGCCGTGCGCGGGTTCCACGACGCCACCCCTGGCTGGGAGCGCGACTTCGTGCGCCGCAGCATCGACTTCTACCGCGGCGAGCTGCATCTTCGAACCGGCGAGGAGTTGACTCGCGTCGACGTGCCCGAGGACGCGATCACATCGGTGTACCGCGAGTGGCTGCTGGTGCGTACGCGCTCCAGCTGGCGCGTCGGCGACACCGAGCACCCGCCGGGGGCGTTGCTGGCCGCGAGGTTGGCCGACTTCCTCGCGGGCGAGCGCACCATGACCGTGCTGTTCGAGCCCGACGCCCACACCTGCCTCGACTACCACGCCTGGACCCGCGACCACCTCGTCATCGGCACGCTCAGTGATGTGACCACCCGGTTGCGGGTGCTCACGCCGACCGCCGACCGCTGGCTGGACCGACCGCTGCTGGGCGTGCCTGATGTGGGGACGGTCGCGCTGGTCGACACCGAGCCCTACCGCGACAACGAGTTCCTGCTGCAGACATCCGGGTTCACCGAACCGGCGGCGCTGGTGCGGGGCGTGCTCGACGGCGAGCGGCCGCGGGAGGCGGAGACCGAGCTGGAGACCCTGAAGCGGGCGCCCGAATTCTTCAGCTCCGAGGGCATGAGCACCCAGCAGCTGTTCGCGACCTCGCGTGACGGCACTTCGATCCCGTACTTCGTCGTGCGGCCCGCCGGCGGGGGCGACGGCCCGACCCTGCTGACCGGCTACGGCGGCTTCGAGGTCTCGCTGACCCCGTCCTACAGCGGCGTCATCGGCAGGGGCTGGCTGGCCAGGGGCGGAACGTATGTCGTCGCGAACCTGCGCGGCGGCGGCGAGTACGGGCCCGACTGGCACTCCCAGGCCGTCAAGGCCAACCGGGAGCGCGTGTACGAGGACTTCGCGGCGGTCGCGACCGACCTCGTCGCCAGGGGCATCACCACACCCGGAAGGCTCGGTATTCAGGGAGGCAGCAACGGCGGCCTGCTGACGGGTGTGATGCTCACCCGGCATCCCGAGTTGTTCGGGGCTGTGGTCAGCCAGGTTCCGCTGCTCGACATGCGGCGCTACCACCTGCTGCTCGCGGGCGCCTCGTGGCAGGCCGAGTACGGCAACCCGGACGAGCCGCAGGACTGGGCATATCTCAGCGCCTACTCCCCCTACCACAATGTCGAAAAGGGACAGAACTATCCACCGGTGCTGTTCGTGACGTCCACCCGCGACGATCGGGTGCATCCTGCGCACGCCAGGAAGATGGTCGCCAGGATGCGGGAGTACGGCCACGACGTGAGCTACTACGAGAACATCGAGGGCGGGCACGGCGCCGCGGCCGACAACGCGCAGCTGGCGTTCAAGTGGGCGCTGGTCTTCGAGTTCCTGTGGCAGCGGCTGAGCGATCTCAGCGCCCGCTGA
- the galE gene encoding UDP-glucose 4-epimerase GalE, with the protein MPTDITTPSIPMKLVVTGGAGYVGSVCAARLLEAGHEVTVVDDLSTGHADAVPDGARFVQGDAAEVAGTLLADGFDGVLHFAAKSLVGESMQDPGSYWRGNVLNSLRLLDAMRTHGTPRLVFSSTAATYGEPESSPIPESATAAPTNTYGATKLAIDHAITSYARAHGLAAVSLRYFNVAGAYGRFGERHTTETHLIPLVLQVATGERDQVQIYGDDYPTGDGTAVRDYIHVADLADAHLLALARARPGEHQIFNLGNGTGFSVREVIDACREVTGHPIPAVVAQRRAGDPAVLVASSEQARERLGWKPQRTELVDIVADAWRFAQERKATGRA; encoded by the coding sequence ATGCCCACCGACATCACGACGCCGAGCATCCCGATGAAACTGGTCGTCACCGGTGGCGCAGGCTATGTCGGCAGTGTGTGCGCGGCGCGGTTGCTCGAGGCGGGACACGAGGTCACCGTCGTCGACGACCTGTCCACCGGCCATGCCGACGCCGTCCCGGACGGCGCCCGTTTCGTCCAGGGCGACGCCGCGGAGGTCGCAGGCACCCTGCTCGCAGACGGCTTCGACGGCGTCCTGCACTTCGCCGCGAAATCGCTGGTCGGAGAGTCCATGCAGGACCCGGGCAGCTACTGGCGGGGCAACGTGCTCAACTCCCTTCGCCTACTCGACGCGATGCGCACCCACGGCACGCCTCGCCTGGTGTTCTCCTCCACTGCCGCCACCTACGGTGAGCCGGAGTCGAGTCCGATCCCGGAAAGCGCCACGGCAGCGCCCACGAACACCTACGGCGCCACCAAGCTGGCCATCGACCACGCGATCACCAGCTACGCCCGCGCGCACGGACTCGCGGCCGTCAGCTTGCGGTACTTCAACGTGGCGGGCGCGTACGGGCGATTCGGTGAACGCCACACCACCGAAACGCACCTGATCCCGCTGGTCCTGCAGGTAGCCACCGGTGAGCGGGACCAGGTGCAGATCTACGGCGACGACTACCCCACCGGCGACGGCACGGCGGTCCGGGACTACATCCACGTCGCGGACCTGGCCGACGCGCACCTGCTGGCGCTGGCTCGCGCACGGCCGGGCGAGCACCAGATCTTCAACCTGGGCAACGGCACCGGATTCTCGGTACGCGAAGTGATCGACGCCTGCCGGGAGGTGACCGGGCACCCGATTCCCGCCGTCGTGGCACAACGCCGTGCCGGGGATCCCGCGGTACTCGTGGCCTCCAGCGAGCAGGCACGCGAGCGGCTGGGCTGGAAGCCGCAGCGCACGGAACTGGTCGACATCGTCGCCGACGCGTGGCGGTTCGCCCAGGAGCGGAAGGCGACCGGCCGCGCATAA
- a CDS encoding serine hydrolase, which yields MSRRTVIVGLLVAVLIAAVAAVSLPMAPSARQDATTPIAPARPESSSRDFAPSTTQTPGNPPSPLSGDERAALADSVSTAVSGHAPGSKVGLAVYDRLAESVVAEINADEQFYTASVVKLLIVTDSLRDAGWALPRGQHRENLVALLSRSADWVASSLWAAGGGPVIVTETAELIGLEATVPPRIARQWEMTRTTPRDVLAVYDYLTTGMPEAAREFVLNALGEATRVAADGFDQFFGIPAALPDSEWAIKQGWMRVDNGIVLNTTGTVGPRGRYHVVLLTLQPPGTSFATARSAVTAGVAALAPALTEAAG from the coding sequence ATGAGCCGACGCACGGTGATTGTCGGGCTGCTGGTGGCGGTCCTCATCGCCGCGGTGGCGGCCGTGTCACTGCCGATGGCCCCATCCGCCCGCCAGGACGCCACCACCCCGATCGCGCCTGCACGGCCGGAGTCCAGCTCACGCGACTTCGCCCCCAGCACGACGCAAACCCCCGGCAACCCGCCGTCGCCGCTCAGCGGCGACGAACGCGCCGCGCTGGCCGATTCGGTCTCCACAGCGGTCTCAGGGCACGCACCCGGCAGCAAGGTGGGCCTGGCCGTCTACGACCGGCTCGCGGAGTCCGTCGTCGCCGAGATCAACGCCGACGAGCAGTTCTACACGGCGTCGGTGGTCAAGTTGCTGATCGTGACCGACAGCCTTCGCGATGCCGGCTGGGCCCTGCCACGCGGGCAGCACCGCGAAAACCTTGTCGCGTTGCTGTCCCGAAGCGCGGACTGGGTCGCCTCGTCGCTGTGGGCAGCGGGTGGGGGTCCGGTGATCGTCACCGAGACGGCGGAGTTGATCGGTCTCGAGGCGACCGTCCCGCCGAGAATCGCGCGGCAGTGGGAGATGACCAGGACAACACCGAGGGACGTGCTCGCCGTCTACGACTACCTCACGACAGGCATGCCGGAAGCGGCCCGGGAGTTCGTACTGAACGCGCTCGGCGAAGCCACCCGCGTGGCAGCCGACGGGTTCGACCAGTTCTTCGGTATCCCGGCTGCCCTGCCCGACAGTGAGTGGGCGATCAAGCAGGGCTGGATGCGCGTCGACAACGGGATCGTGCTCAACACGACGGGAACCGTGGGCCCGCGGGGTCGCTACCACGTGGTGCTGCTGACCCTGCAACCGCCGGGCACGAGCTTCGCCACGGCCAGGTCCGCCGTCACCGCCGGTGTCGCCGCGCTGGCCCCGGCGCTCACCGAGGCGGCGGGCTGA
- the galK gene encoding galactokinase — MSTRPQGTAPPPRLAEDAFRSVHGREPHGVWSAPGRVNLIGEHTDYNDGLVLPFALPNRIAAAAAPRDDQLLTFATLGADGRVQRAEPVLTGDLRPGHPSGWSAYLAGVAWVLREHGVTGGADLVVAGDVPTGAGLSSSAALECAVALALLGIAGRDEPDRARRAEIARWAQRAENEFVGVPTGVLDQTASMCCVAGHALFLDVRSGEAEHVPFDTDGSGLRVLVIDTRVKHTLGESQYGDRRRDTRRAAESLGLASLRDIDVDRLPDALRSLPEDLRPLVRHVVTENTRVLEVVARLRQGRADEIGPLLNSSHDSLRDDYRVSCAELDLAVELAGQAGALGARMTGGGFGGSAIALVRHRHLRDVEQAVTAGFERAGLRRPRLFTVVPSAGAGRD; from the coding sequence GTGAGCACGAGGCCACAGGGCACAGCGCCACCTCCGCGGCTGGCCGAGGACGCCTTCCGGTCGGTGCACGGCCGCGAGCCACACGGTGTCTGGTCCGCTCCTGGGCGCGTGAACCTCATCGGCGAGCACACCGACTACAACGACGGTCTGGTGCTGCCGTTCGCGCTGCCGAACCGCATCGCCGCGGCCGCGGCGCCCCGCGACGACCAGCTGCTGACCTTCGCCACACTGGGCGCCGACGGGCGCGTCCAGCGCGCGGAGCCGGTACTAACGGGTGACCTTCGACCCGGCCACCCGTCGGGTTGGTCGGCATACCTTGCCGGTGTCGCGTGGGTGCTGCGCGAGCACGGCGTCACCGGCGGCGCCGACCTCGTCGTGGCCGGGGACGTCCCCACCGGAGCCGGGCTGTCGTCCTCGGCCGCCCTCGAATGTGCGGTCGCCCTCGCCCTGCTCGGTATCGCGGGCCGGGACGAACCGGACCGGGCCCGCCGGGCCGAGATCGCCAGGTGGGCACAACGCGCCGAGAACGAGTTCGTCGGTGTGCCGACGGGTGTGCTCGACCAGACGGCCTCGATGTGCTGCGTAGCTGGTCACGCGTTGTTCCTCGACGTGCGCTCGGGCGAGGCCGAGCACGTGCCGTTCGACACCGACGGCAGCGGCCTTCGCGTGCTCGTGATCGACACCCGCGTCAAGCACACTCTCGGTGAGTCCCAGTACGGCGACCGTAGGCGCGACACCCGGCGCGCCGCCGAATCGTTGGGGCTGGCCTCACTGCGCGACATCGACGTCGACCGGTTGCCCGACGCGCTGCGGTCGTTGCCCGAAGACCTTCGCCCGCTGGTGCGGCACGTGGTGACCGAGAACACCAGGGTGCTCGAGGTCGTCGCTCGGCTGCGCCAGGGGCGCGCCGACGAGATCGGTCCGTTGCTGAACTCCTCGCACGACAGCCTGCGCGACGACTACCGCGTGTCCTGCGCGGAACTCGACCTCGCCGTGGAGTTGGCCGGGCAGGCGGGCGCGCTGGGAGCGCGGATGACCGGCGGCGGTTTCGGTGGGTCCGCGATCGCGCTGGTACGCCACCGCCATCTCCGCGACGTGGAGCAGGCCGTCACAGCCGGGTTCGAGCGCGCGGGGCTACGCAGACCCCGCCTCTTCACCGTCGTGCCTTCGGCAGGCGCCGGTCGCGACTGA
- a CDS encoding DUF4192 domain-containing protein: MTTPSTAGTVKVDLRNPGQLLAAIPHLLGFRPADSVLVIGHRGETGNRIGNVLRADLPNPDEDVALAVRLRTPLLYDDSVGVTIAIVGGGHDGENATGPPRRQLVDTITDAFAEANLCVMHALWVPEIQDGARWQCYEDSTCTGRLPDPNSTVLAAVSAHAGLITYGSREAMERQLDPVDPAVLARRSALLDEIADSRPDGPGQYPDDCPAPADPVECGRAVVRAALARAHRGDFEFCDREVVELALALERTEIRDACLATALPPAGPRAVTAERLWLALTRELPAPERAQAATLLGYSAYVRGEGALAGMAVARAREADPGHVLAQLLAQALDHALPPETLAKLGASTETDPLWEPGGP, encoded by the coding sequence ATGACCACTCCCTCCACAGCGGGCACCGTGAAGGTGGACCTGCGCAACCCAGGACAACTGCTCGCCGCGATCCCGCACCTGCTCGGGTTCCGACCGGCCGACTCGGTGCTCGTCATCGGCCACCGAGGTGAGACCGGCAACCGCATCGGCAACGTGTTGCGGGCCGATCTGCCGAACCCCGACGAGGACGTCGCGCTCGCCGTGCGGCTGAGAACCCCGCTGCTGTACGACGATTCCGTCGGCGTCACGATCGCGATCGTGGGCGGCGGGCACGACGGCGAGAACGCCACCGGGCCGCCCCGTCGCCAACTCGTCGACACGATCACCGACGCGTTCGCCGAAGCCAACCTGTGCGTGATGCATGCGTTGTGGGTTCCCGAAATCCAGGATGGGGCCCGCTGGCAGTGCTACGAGGACTCCACCTGTACCGGGCGGCTGCCCGATCCGAACTCGACCGTTCTCGCGGCGGTGTCGGCACACGCCGGCCTGATCACCTACGGCAGCCGTGAAGCGATGGAACGCCAGCTCGACCCCGTGGACCCGGCCGTGCTGGCCCGCCGATCGGCGCTCCTGGACGAGATCGCCGACAGCCGGCCCGACGGACCCGGACAGTACCCCGACGACTGTCCGGCTCCCGCGGACCCGGTCGAGTGTGGCCGCGCGGTGGTGCGCGCCGCGCTGGCACGGGCGCACCGGGGCGACTTCGAGTTCTGCGACCGGGAGGTGGTCGAGCTGGCGCTGGCGCTGGAACGTACCGAGATCCGAGACGCCTGCCTGGCCACCGCGCTGCCACCGGCCGGTCCGCGCGCGGTCACGGCCGAGCGACTGTGGCTGGCGCTGACCCGGGAACTGCCCGCACCGGAACGTGCGCAGGCGGCGACGCTGCTCGGCTACTCCGCGTACGTGCGCGGCGAGGGCGCACTCGCGGGCATGGCCGTGGCCAGGGCCAGGGAAGCCGATCCCGGACACGTACTGGCGCAACTGCTCGCACAGGCGCTCGACCACGCACTGCCACCCGAGACCCTCGCGAAGCTCGGCGCGAGCACCGAAACCGACCCACTGTGGGAACCGGGAGGGCCCTGA
- a CDS encoding Xaa-Pro dipeptidyl-peptidase encodes MRAARLPLTFVAAIAATLPLAPVSAVAQRPPTPVFVDGEAQPVFATDDVVRESLWVEAEVDSDRDGADDQVHVEIARPRATQDGLRVPVVYQASPYYAGGNDITNHDVDVELYVPGKPRPQITWRYEDYFISRGFAVVYAESLGSGLSTGCPTTGGRNETLGAKAVVDWLNGRARARDAAGRPVMADWTTGRTAMMGVSYNGTLANAVASTGVEGLETIVPIAAISNWYDYYRENGAVVAPGGYQGEDADVLAEYVYTRADRDVCRPVIDELAAEQDRLTGDYSDFWDDRNYLDDVDRVRASVLAVHGLSDWNVTVSQAAKWYAELKRHGVERRLWLHQSGHTDPYHLRRQEWLSTLNRWFSHYLYGVDNGVTSEPKLTIQREDGSWTQEPDWPAATVGQVALRPGPGGNGRGDLGVGRPGRPVFERLTDDATKTVEELVDAPSSPNRLSYATTRARRPVRLSGTPVVDLRIAFDRPAANVTAVLVDRAPDGTSHVITRGWTDPQNRSDIGRTKPIRPGSSYRVSFELQPQDYVLPAGHALEFVLLSSDHDFTLRPKPGTGLAVDLAHTSVTVGVVGGAARLRAAL; translated from the coding sequence GTGAGAGCCGCGCGCCTGCCGCTGACGTTCGTCGCCGCGATCGCCGCCACCCTGCCACTCGCCCCGGTCAGCGCCGTGGCGCAGCGGCCGCCGACCCCGGTGTTCGTCGACGGCGAGGCGCAACCAGTCTTCGCCACGGACGACGTCGTGCGAGAGAGCCTGTGGGTCGAGGCCGAGGTGGACAGCGACCGCGACGGCGCCGACGACCAGGTCCATGTCGAGATCGCCCGGCCGCGCGCGACGCAGGACGGTCTGCGTGTCCCGGTCGTCTACCAGGCCAGCCCCTACTACGCGGGCGGGAACGACATCACCAATCACGACGTCGACGTCGAGTTGTACGTTCCCGGGAAGCCCCGGCCCCAGATCACCTGGCGTTACGAGGACTACTTCATCTCGCGAGGGTTCGCGGTGGTCTACGCCGAGTCACTCGGCAGTGGCCTTTCCACGGGCTGCCCGACCACAGGGGGCCGCAACGAGACGCTCGGCGCGAAAGCCGTTGTCGACTGGCTCAACGGCCGCGCGCGGGCACGCGACGCCGCCGGACGGCCGGTGATGGCCGACTGGACGACCGGAAGGACGGCCATGATGGGCGTGTCCTACAACGGCACGTTGGCCAACGCCGTCGCGAGCACCGGGGTGGAGGGGCTGGAGACGATCGTCCCGATCGCGGCGATCTCGAACTGGTACGACTACTACCGCGAGAACGGTGCCGTCGTGGCGCCGGGCGGCTACCAGGGTGAGGACGCGGACGTGCTGGCCGAGTACGTCTACACCCGCGCCGACCGCGACGTGTGCCGTCCGGTCATCGACGAACTGGCCGCCGAGCAGGACCGGCTCACCGGTGACTACAGCGACTTCTGGGACGATCGAAACTACCTCGACGACGTGGACCGGGTGCGTGCTTCCGTGCTCGCCGTGCACGGGCTCTCCGACTGGAACGTCACCGTGAGCCAGGCCGCCAAGTGGTACGCGGAACTGAAGCGGCACGGTGTCGAGCGCAGGCTCTGGCTGCACCAGTCCGGGCACACCGATCCCTACCACCTGCGCCGACAGGAGTGGCTGTCCACACTCAACCGTTGGTTCTCCCACTACCTGTACGGCGTGGACAACGGCGTGACCTCGGAGCCGAAGCTGACCATCCAGCGGGAGGACGGGTCGTGGACCCAGGAACCGGACTGGCCCGCCGCTACGGTCGGCCAGGTCGCCCTGCGTCCCGGTCCGGGCGGAAACGGCCGCGGCGACCTGGGGGTGGGCCGCCCCGGTCGCCCGGTGTTCGAACGCCTCACCGACGACGCCACGAAGACGGTGGAGGAACTGGTTGACGCGCCGTCGTCACCGAACCGGCTGTCGTACGCGACGACCCGAGCACGGCGACCCGTCCGACTGAGTGGAACGCCGGTCGTGGATCTGCGGATCGCCTTCGACCGCCCCGCCGCCAACGTCACCGCCGTCCTCGTGGACAGGGCACCCGACGGTACCTCGCACGTGATCACTCGCGGATGGACGGACCCGCAGAACCGATCGGACATCGGGCGCACGAAGCCCATCCGACCCGGTTCGTCATATCGGGTGTCGTTCGAACTGCAGCCGCAGGACTACGTGCTGCCCGCGGGCCACGCGTTGGAGTTCGTGCTGCTGTCCAGCGACCACGACTTCACGCTGCGGCCGAAGCCGGGCACCGGCCTGGCGGTGGATCTGGCGCACACGTCGGTGACGGTCGGGGTGGTCGGCGGTGCGGCGCGACTGCGGGCCGCGTTGTAG
- a CDS encoding CBS domain-containing protein: protein MRIADLLRRKGSMVATVTPRTRVSELLARLAEHNVGALVVVDGAGAVAGIVSERDVVRRLHQHGPDLLSREVGDIMTTVVATCGPQDSVDELSALMTQRRIRHVPVLVDGTLAGIVSIGDVVKSRMDELEQNQEQLEAYIAGGRFHT, encoded by the coding sequence ATGCGGATCGCTGATCTGCTCCGGCGCAAGGGTTCGATGGTCGCCACCGTCACGCCGCGTACCAGGGTGTCCGAGTTGCTGGCCAGGCTCGCCGAACACAACGTCGGCGCGCTCGTCGTCGTCGACGGAGCCGGTGCCGTCGCGGGCATCGTGTCCGAGCGCGACGTGGTACGCCGCCTGCACCAGCACGGCCCGGACCTGCTGTCGCGTGAGGTCGGCGACATCATGACCACCGTCGTGGCGACGTGCGGCCCGCAGGACTCGGTGGACGAGCTCAGCGCGCTGATGACGCAACGCCGCATCCGCCACGTTCCGGTGCTGGTGGACGGAACTCTCGCGGGCATCGTCAGCATCGGTGACGTCGTGAAGTCACGGATGGACGAGTTGGAGCAGAACCAGGAACAGCTCGAGGCCTACATCGCGGGCGGACGGTTCCACACCTGA